The following nucleotide sequence is from Anolis sagrei isolate rAnoSag1 chromosome 11, rAnoSag1.mat, whole genome shotgun sequence.
actcagactggcttacaatatattatattattagcatagtacaatatcagtattatatattactatattggggtttttgttttgttttgttttttgtcgtgtcaggagcaacttgagaaactgcaagttgcttctggtgtaagagaattggctgtctgcaaggacgttgcccaggggacgccgaatggtttgatgtttttatcatccttgtgggaggcttctcatgtccctgcatgaggagctggagctgatagagggagctcatccacctctccccagattcgaacctgcgacctgtcggtcttcagtcctgccggcacaggggtttaacccactgcgcaccaggggctcctactatattgtactataccactatattttattgatttgtttagtttttattatatgttatgtttttaattgtatttatgacattgtaagcattgaattttgccctgataactgccctgagttgcctacatgctgagaaaggcggtatacaaatacagtaaataaataaataataaatattgtaatattattagtaatattacatgtaatataaaatatataattataatagcatattattagtagtatattataaaatatacaattataatagcaTCTTCTTATTAGTAGTGGTATTGGTACTTTCTCTTGCCTCCCAATGCAATGAGGAATGAGGCCTCTTTGAATGACCCTTTACTGCAGGCCTTCTCcacctccagctgtttgggcctccaactctcaggCTTCCTGACCATTTAACAAACTGGCTagcccaggcctgggccaacttgggcctttccTCCAGGTAGTCTGGACTTCAActgcaattgtgggagttgaagtccaaaacacttggaaggagtgcccaagttggcccaggtctgAGCAAGcgctcctgggagttggagtcctgcTTTGCTGGAGCCTGTGAACGCCCTCTTTGTCTTCCCCTTTAATGCAGGTCCGGGCAGGAGAGTCGCTCATGAAGCTGGTCTCAGACCTGAAGCAATTCCTGATCCTGAACGACTTCCCATCGGTCAACGAGGCCATCAACCAGCGCAACCAGCAGCTGCGCGCTCTGCAGGAGGAGTGCGACCGCAAGCTCATTACACTGAGGGATGAGATCTCTGTTGACCTGTACGAGCTGGAAGAAGAGTATTACTCCTCCAGGTACAAATGAAAGCCCTGGAAACAGACAGACGGATGAACAGATGCCGGGAAGAAGCTGCCTTGCAAACCTCTCCTGCCCTCCCAGCAGGCTCTCGGTCCCATGTGTTTGGGGCAACAACCCCAGCTCCAAAAAGGGGTACAGAGGGGGTGGCCTCTAGGAATATTCCTACATAGAGCAACATTCAAACGATATTGCAGTCGATCAGAACGTGGCCTCCAGGCATGTTTCCCGCAAGCCCTGATCTGTTGTGGATCTCCTCTCCTTatggtctcaggccccttctacactgccatgtaatccagcatatcaaggcagatgatccacattacagtgttcccttgctattttgcagttcgcttttagcggactcgctgttttgcgtttttcaaaaactattaatttaaaatatttttgctgttttgcggGGGTTTTGCTGTTGCCGCTCTCCGAGGCGctttccctccagccttgaagggcctttctttccttcactttattttaagttaataaagacttaaaatagtgcataagtactaaaataatgtatagatATTAAAATAAATCTGGAGTCCCTACATTGCgatttttcacttattgtgggtggtcctggaatgtaacgcccacgataagtgagggaacactatcgcttaagaaaagaaatattaaataaccaaaaataaaataaggtgtaaacactaaactaatctgggaatctgctgtTACAACACATCCAGTGAAGTGGTGAATAAAGCCAATATGAAAACAAAGTTTAGGACTAAGCAGCAAAGGcgcaaggccttgcaaaactacaccccccagaattccatagcattgagccaaggcagttaagtggaatcattctacagcatagatgcgccccaaggttttcctttaccttgctggaagctttggcaggaagacacaatcaaagccctcccagcagagaGCTAGCCAGCCtcggcttaaaaacctccagagaaggaaggagacgccACGCAACTTCCCCAGGTTGAAGTGGAACCTCTCCTTTCTCCCTGCTGGGTTCATTATTTCCCGTGATTTTAAGTTCTCCCAGCCatgccaaggatgcctgccaACCTGTTGACTATAAAGAACAGGCTGCcttggtttttataatgtttttaatatatttattttcatgGTATATTTCTTGAAAAATCAGTTTTCAAAATCAGAGAGCAAAACACTTAAAGCTCTTCCATAAAGATATCTATAAACTTGATTGTAAAATAAAAAGAGCAGAGGATATCTACCCCTTCccatgtttattgttgttgttgttatggattttaaaattttattatttttatttgttattatattttattatttttatttgttctattctattctattattatttaattttgtattgttatattttattatggttattattattttattcatttatttacagtatttatattccacccttctcatcccaaaggggggggggggctcagagcggatcacaatacacacatacacagcaaacattcaatgctgtttcaGATATACAAGACAGACAGGGAGAGGTATTTCGGCATTTTCCAACGTCAGTGCCTGAAGGTTAAGCTCGATTcaagccacaggggggtgctgttgctccatccaaTGTGACAACAAGTCCTTTTTGATCGTAGaattttcctccttgttctttaattgccagcatttttatggtgcCTCCCTGCTTaaggtgcctaatttctctactcacaactcagctgttttcgaacttaTGTGGACATGCTTAGATGGACAGTGAGCTTAGGCTGACAGGTGCCCAATCTAAAtagggcttcaaacttgccaccttccaGCTGGCAGCAATCTATAGATGCTGgcaattaaccagctgtgctacagcccattattattatttattttattatgttttattattttattatgttttattattattattttcctaatttttattttaagttttattattattttcctaatgtctattttatgttttatttattattattattattatttccccatgtttgtattgttttattgtgttacttCTCCAGGgcctctcccttcccttcataCACAGCTTGCTCCTAACTTCTCCGGCGCTTTGTAGCCTCCTTTCCTGTTTCTTGACTGCTTCTAAGCCTTGTGCAGCCAGGACAAAGGATCCCATGCAAACCACTTTGCTTTGGCTTCCTTTCCAAACCCTGTGCCTTTGGGCAGAGGCAGGTTCTTATGGGGCGGGAGGCGGAGGGAGCTTTGGGGGAATGCGCTAACCAGCCTTTCTGCTGCTGCTATTGCTGTTTCCTGAACCACTTTGCTATTTTCTTTAACGTTTATTTATTAATTGAGCATTTCTGATTTTTACAACACAAGGTGGGGGAAAGAAGGTTAATGAAATAATGAGATAAGGTGGGGGGATGAGTTGTCAGTTAAATCATTGCAAATCTAAAGTATGTggcaaaaaggaaaagaggagtgATTAAGAATGAATAAGttctaatattatattaatataaattataattataattgatATAATTTATcaattgttattataatattaataagttattaatCCATCTATTTTTTCatatcaatttattttatttatttacaactttctgttgacctatttatttatttatgacatttctatgccgtccttatcactccgaaggggactcagagcgacttacaagatatatatacatacaatatataaaatatattaaattgttagcatagtacaatatcagtattatatattactacattgtactacaccattatgttgcagtattattagtaatatcacatgtaatagaaaatatagaattatgatattgtattatttgtattatattgtattatattatattttattagtattatattttattacattataatactataaattaTAATCTGCTTCCCTGCCACCATTTCTTCCTTTTGTAAATGATACGCAGTCTTGTGCAAGGATGCTATGCAGAGCGGcccttttatttttttgcttcggCTTCCTTTCCAAACACTGTCGGCAGTCTGTGGGCTCTTCCACATTATGAGTATTTTGTTTTAAATCCTTTACCTAATTTTCATTATTATATGGTCAATCTAAGCATTTCTTATGGGGCGGTGATGGGGGGGAGCTTTGGGGGAATGTGCTAACCAGCCTTGCTGCTGCTATTGCTGCTTCCTGAGCCATTTTGCTATTTTCTTAACACTGTTGCCTCTGTCTTGcattctcctcccttctctctttctttcctactttctgGCACTGGctgcttcccttctttctttctctcgctCTGAAAGCTGCAGCCTCTCTGATGCCACTGACCTTCCACTCTGCGAAGCCTTCTGGAGACAGGAAACGGCCGCCTCCTCCCCGGAGAGCCTCTCCCTGCCCCAGCCCACAAGCAACGCCAATGCCAACACCTTGGAGCAGGCCCTCCCGGCCCCGCAGGGTTCCACGCCCTCCCACCCGCACATGAATGGCCATGGAGCAGGCCCCGCCGAATAGCCCTGAGAGCAAGGAGCGCCACCAAGGCTGCCTGGCCAAGTGCAAGCGAGCTCCCGCTCTGTACAGCCGGAAGCAACAACCGACGCCAATTGCGGGTGGAAAAGGTTTCCTAAATGATATTGCAAGTGGATTACAGCCCGAGCAAGGCATCCCCGGTCGTGCTGCTGGGAGTGTAGCAAATACCGTTTTTGGACCTTAAATGTGCCCTTTTACCTGTTTTCAGTGGGACAGAGTGCATCGGGccctttcagagaaagaagtagacacaCCGACTCCAGCATTGGGTCTGATAATATTGGCTACACAGACAAAAAGGGGAAACATTGCATATCCTACACATTCACTCCACATACATTCAACATGCCTACtcaccatccttccctctctcacatACATTCACGATTTGGACTCACCATCCCTCACTGACTTGGATAAATTCACTCCATATATATTCAACATTCATACGCACTGACCTGTGTTCAGACTAATGCTTCTGGAGAAGAGAGATGGATGTTCAAACACTGCAATCCTTGCAGATCTGGCACActttggaaaaggaaaagggtcTCCTTTTCGtataattttttgttgttgctctCTACTTGGTTGCCTTGCAGTCGGAAGCAATAACCGACACCAAATGTATGATATTGCAAGCAGATCACACGCCAAGCAAGGCAGCCCCCCTCCCCGGTCGTGCTGCTGGGAGTGtcacaaatcttttttttttaataaccgTAAACATGCCCTTTCATCTGTTTACAAATGGGACAGAATGCATCAGGCCCTTTCAGATAAAGTAGACACACTGATTCCAGCACTGGATCTGATAATATTGGTTACACAATCAAAAAGGGGAAACATTGTACATCCTCAGCATTCACTCCATATACATTCCTACTCACCCTCTCTTCCATACATTCACCATTCACATGCATTCCCTCACATACATTCAATGTTCATACTTGCCATCCTTTTTTCATTCAGTCTTGCTGCTGGAGAAAAGAGACAATGGTTCAAATGCTGCATTCCTCGCAGATCTGGCATACTTAGGAAAAGGGTCTCTTGATGTTTCtcaaatactgggagccagattttgttcattttcattgtttcctctctgttgaaattccccacttgcttgtgggtttcaatgacATCTCTTGAGTAGCTTGACAAAGTGGTTGTTGTCAGAGGGGGCCAGAATTTTTGTGCTGATGCCTTCACTCATTGACTATGCCATCATCTTAGTTACTCACATGTTAATGCGTGGCTCCCACTCAACACATGGTGATAGCACCCTTGACACCTGGCTAATAGACAACTGTTCTTCCTCCCTGGACCTTATTGTATGGGGATATGATATTATATTCCGTTTGCTTGACTCCCATCAGATCCTCCAAAAATGCCACAGGCAGGCAAAACGAATAAAGGAGGAAGTGCTGCTCAAACCTGGGAGGGGGATGCTCTTGCCATCGGGGGGCATTCCCTTGTCCTCCTCCCAGAGTTCTTCCTTTAGATCAGCTGCATCTGCTTATACTTGGGGTTCTTGTCCTAAGAAGGAGGCATGTCTCCCTTTTAGGTGGACAAGCttggcattgggggggggggggggatgtctctTCAAATCTCAGGGTCCGGTCTTTGTCAATAGCACTTGAAACATGACTGGATTCAAACTGAGCTGATGAGTCATTATCCAGGAAACCTTTAGATGTCCGTTTAACGACAGTGTTTTCCTGCCAGTTGACTTGAACGCACGGGTTTGATGTGTTTGTGGGTTTGTTTCATTATTGGGATAAATGTTACCTGACTGTAAATAGGTGATTGAATAAAACCAGTTCTGATGCTGACAACGTGGCTGGTTCTGACtataaaaggaaatgaaaatcAGTGGTGATGGGAAATGGAAGAGGGTGCATCTCCACAATTCCAAAGCATGCTCTGTTACACTATCGAAACAAACTGGATCCTTTTTCCCTTTGCCAGACAGACGATGTAATGTGAGGGATCTTTGCTCCATCTGTGTTACTGTGGATTTAGTCTTCTCTTGAAGGAACACATCAAGACGCACAAGGGCGGAAGGTACCAGGCCTCTTTATTGTTCAGAATTCAAGAACCTAGTACTCCttcccatctatctatataaataaaaatgcaatgttcactaggttgctgtaagttttttcgggctttatggctggtatcgagctagaatttgaaggctcctgcccaggagagaggagcccttagacccACCAGAGAGAGTCCGAAACCCTTGGCAagcgaaagaggagaaaggcccagaattttcccaaataaatctcaccaaggttgaagaaaagccatagAGGTTTATTTAGCGATCCAGCTGAAAAGGATGTAGAGCTGCGATCATTCGCCAGCAgggcataaagaaatacatttgatacagccatatttatagtaaattcaaagttgcagagttcaaacttcccggcCTGCCTGCtgccctccactgtgattggacaatgggcaaacagctgggaggcggccctcccgcccccggcgcctctggaccaatcaggaagctccagtggtccgtaggatccaatggggagacctctgccacctggcggtgacagcaaatcaggagagagggaggcgggacaataGAACACAAAGGGATCTGTGGATGAATGCTAAAAAAAAGTGCCATGTGGCCGGCGAGACAAAGAGGGAGTCTCAAGCAAGCCTCATCTATTGTGCTTTGATTggaatgaatcaacatgtgtaaaatcTGGATTTTACTAGCCAGCAGACATGAGGACAATGGAAGGCAAAACTGGGGTGAATGTTCCTTAGTGGGAAATTAGTGAAATCAACCAGTGCGAAGGTGGGGGCTTTTCGAGGGTCCCCTGACCTCCAGGTAGAAAAATGATTAGAGGTCTGCCAGGGGGCAAACAGCATTGTTGGGCAATCCTCCGAGAACAAAGCCGCCTGTCAGTTTATTTTTCATGCAAAGGAAATTGTGGATTGGGGTCTTTGGAATGTCTGGAGCTGCAGTTTCCTGGGGGATCTCTTcataagggaagggaaggggaaaaaaggtcaAGGGTTGATGTTGCAGGAACCATAtgcttataattcataacaggaaaGGTCCAAAGCATTTCACTGAACCAGTCAAGGGAGTCCTGCAGACTTGTCCTTGGCCCTTGGAAAACTTTGTTACTATCCCttattggggggtggggtggggggacatGCTCGGcttcatggccatgttctagaggcattctctcctgatgtttcgcctgcacctatggcaagcatcctcagaggtagtgaggtctgttggaactaggaaaatgggtttatatatctgtgcactgaccagggtggggcaaaggactcctgtctgttggagctaggtgtgaatgtttcaactggatgCTGTtaagctactttcagtgggacaatgaattctacgaacagaaagatgtaGTAGCTATggagagccctctcagcccggtcatagctaacttctacatggaacactttgaaaaacaagccctggaaacagcaaccaaaaagcccaccatatggttcagatatgtggatgacaccttcaccatttggagccatggagaagaagaactcaacaggttcctgcaccatcttaacagcatccacccaaacatccagttcaccatggaaaaagaaaatgaaggaagactgccttttctagatgtcctagtcatccgcaaaccagatcaacaattgggtcacaccctccccaaagatcttagacagcagaaccaccccttctatcctgaagtttaggaaacaggtgaagacttggctatggagagaggcattcgatgagtgagccaacaccctgagacaTGGATGGAGGATAATGAGcaatgattttagtgtgacgactgaccattgtagttattgaatgtaattgctgttttaatgttttactgtaatatgaattatgatgttttattgattgcctGTGATATTATGactggaaaccggtctgagtccctcaagagaggtgagaaggccggtatacaaaacttttaaataaataaataaacaaacatggggctggatggctgtctgctgggagggctttgagtGTGTCCTCCTCCTTGGCAGatgggggctgggctggatggcctctgggggacccttccaactctatatcacctctctctccctccatcatGTCTGGGGCCCTCTATCTATGCCTGATATAAACGGTTGGCTTCCCTGGGGAACGGTTCTTGTCCGGAACCTTGTTCCGCCCGGAGTGTTTCCGGGGCAGGGGCGGGAAGATTCTCGCCGCCGGACTGCACTTCCTGTTCGGGCCCGGAAGGAAGGGGTGGTGCTTGCTGCCTTGAGGTCCGCGAGGCCTGAAAGGAGAGGAGCGGGAAGCGGGCGCCTTGGTCTCTCCGCCGGATCGAAATGGCTGCTTTGATCCGGAAGGACTGCTACCTGCAGGGCCTGGCCAGGAAGATCTGCGCCCcggacagcagcagcagcagcagcagcagagcccACGGTGGGTCTGGCAACCGCGCCCGCCTCACCCTCGCCTTCTTAGGTTTCCTAGGTGGAGTTAGGCCTGGCTTTCTCTCCCCACAAGGAAACTTCAAGAGACACATCATCATTATAattactataacattatattgtattactagctgtcccctgccacgcgttgctgtggcccaatcttaaattgggctcggaa
It contains:
- the MED22 gene encoding mediator of RNA polymerase II transcription subunit 22 isoform X1, which produces MSSVPGAGPSVRALPQSKEALLQSYNKRLRDDARSLADNFAEIVKTAKIEEETQVSRATQGEQDNYEMHVRAANIVRAGESLMKLVSDLKQFLILNDFPSVNEAINQRNQQLRALQEECDRKLITLRDEISVDLYELEEEYYSSSCSLSDATDLPLCEAFWRQETAASSPESLSLPQPTSNANANTLEQALPAPQGSTPSHPHMNGHGAGPAE
- the MED22 gene encoding mediator of RNA polymerase II transcription subunit 22 isoform X2, whose protein sequence is MSSVPGAGPSVRALPQSKEALLQSYNKRLRDDARSLADNFAEIVKTAKIEEETQVSRATQGEQDNYEMHVRAANIVRAGESLMKLVSDLKQFLILNDFPSVNEAINQRNQQLRALQEECDRKLITLRDEISVDLYELEEEYYSSRASPFPSYTACS